In the genome of Calothrix sp. PCC 6303, the window CTCTTTGGCGCTAAAATTGGGAAAAATGTCCTCATTCGTCCCACCGCTCGTTTTACCTATCCTTGGAAAGTGACAATTGGTGATTATAGTTGGATTGGTGATGACGTTGTAGTCTATAGCATCGACCAAGTTAACATTGGTAATCACTGTGTTATTTCTCAGAAAAGTTATCTATGTACTGGTAGCCACAACATTAAAGATTCTGCATTTGCCCTAAAAACTGCCAGTATCACAATTGAAGATGGGGCTTGGGTTGCAGCCGATTGTTTTGTAGCTGCGGGAGTCACAATTGGTGTAAATGCGGTAATTGGCGCAAGAAGTAGTGTATTTGGAAACATGCCAGCCGGACAAGTTTGCATGGGTAGTCCTTGCCGTCCTCGGTTTGCACGCAAGATGAATGATAATTGACAAGAAAGCTCCTCATAGATCCCCGACTTCTTGAAGAAGTCGGGGATCTGAAGAAAACCACCTTTTTAACTTCCTCAACCAAGAATTATCCTTATTTTCTTTCTTGCTGTTTTGTGCGTAAATATTCCAGGTTCCCCCGAATAGTTACAGTATTCGGATGATTTGCACCCAAAACCCGCTCTGCAATCTCCAAAGCTTGGATGTAAAGTGGTTCTGCTGCTTCGTACCTTTTCTGGGAACGGTAGAATGCTGCTAAATTGTTCAAACTGGTTGCAACGGAGGGATGATTTTCTCCCAGTAGCTGTTTTCTTAACTCCAAAGCTTGGATGTAAAGAGGTTCTGCTGCTTCGTACCTTCCCTGGGAATAGTAGAGTCCAGCTAAATTGTTCAAACTGGTTGCAACATCGGGATGATTTTCTCCCAGTAGCTGTTTTCTTAACTCCAAAGCTTGGATGTAAAGAGGTTCTGCTGCTTCGTACCTTCCCTGGGAAGAGTAGAGTGTAGCTAAATTGTTCAAACTGGTTGCAACGTCGGGATGATTTTCTCCCAGTAGCTGTTTACATAACTCCAATGCTTGGATGTAAAGTGGTTCTGCTGCTTCGTACCTTCCCTGGGATTCGTAGAGTGCTGCTAAATTGTTCAAACTGCTTGCAACGTCGGGATGATTTTCTCCCAGTAGCTGTTTACATAACTCCAATGCTTGGAGGTACATAGGTTCTGCTGCTTCGTACCTTCCCTGGGATTTGTAAAGTACAGCTAAATTGTTCAAACTGGTTGCAACGTCGGGATGATTTTCTCCCAGTAGCTGTTTATATAACTCCAAAGCTTGGAGGTACATAGGTTCTGCTGCTTCGTACCTTCCCTGGGAATAATAGAGTAGTGCTAAGTTATTCAAATTGGTTGCAACGTGGGGATGATTTTCTCCCAATAGCTGTTTTCTTAACTCCAAAGCTTGGATGTAAAGAGGTTCTGCTGCTTCGTACCTTCCCTGGGAAACGTAGAGATAAGCTAAATTGTTCAAACTGGTTGCAACGTCGGGATGATTTTCTCCCAGTAGCTGTTTTCTTAACTCCAAAGCTTGGATGTAAAGTGGTTCCGCTGCTTCGTACCTTCCCTGGGAACGGTAGAGTCCTGCTAAATTGTTCAAACTGGTTGCAACGTCGGGATGATTTTCTCCCAGTAGCTGTTTTCTTAACTCCAAAGCTTGGATGTAAAGTGGTTCCGCTGCTTCGTACCTTCCCTGGGAATAGTAGAGTAAAGCTAAATTGTTCAAACTGGTTGCAATGTGGGGATGATTTTCTCCCAGTAGCTGTTTATATAACTCCAAAGCTTGGATGTAAAGTGGTTCTGCTGCTTCGTACCTTCCCTGGGAATAGTAGAGTAAAGCTAAATTGTTCAAACTGGTTGCAATGTGGGGATGATTTTCTCCCAGTAGCTGTTTATATAACTCCAAAGCTTGGATGTAAAGTGGTTCTGCTGCTTCGTACCTTCCCTGGGATTTGTAGAGTCCAGCTAAATGGCTCAAACTGGTTGCAACGTCGGGATGATTTGCACCCAAAACCCGCTCTGCAATCTCCAAAGCTTGGATGTAAAGAGGTTCCGCTGCTTCGTACCTTCCCTGGGAAACGTAGAGATAAGCTAAATTGTTCAAACTGGTTGCAACGTTGGGATGATTTTCTCCCAGTAGCTGTTTATATAACTCCAAAGCTTGGATGTAAAGAGGTTCTGCTGCTTCGTACCTTCCCTGGGATTCGTAGAGTGCGGCTAAATTGTTCAAACTGGTTGCAACGGAGGGATGATTTTCTCCCAGTAGCTGTTTTGTTAACTCCAAAGCTTGGATGTAAAGAGGTTCTGCTGCTTCGTACCTTCCCTGGGATTTGTAGAGTCCAGCTAAATTGTTCAAACTGGTTGCAACGTCGGGATGATTTTCTCCCAGTAGCTGTTTATATAACTCCAAAGCTTGGATGTAAAGAGGTTCTGCTGCTTCGTACCTTCCCTGGGAAACGTAGAGTCCAGCTAAATTGTTCAAACTGGTTGCAACGTTGGGATGATTTTCTCCCAGTAGCTGTTTATATAACTCCAAAGCTTGGATGTAAAGAGGTTCTGCTGCTTCGTACCTTCCCTGGGATTCGTAGAGTCCAGCTAAATTGTTCAAACTGGTTGCATAATCTTCCTTTAAACCTAATTCTTTTTGCAATTCCAGGGCTTTACACCTATATTTAACGGCTAAACCTAATTCTTCTTGATATTTCTCAGCTTCACCTCTGTCCAATCTACGCTTGTAAATATTTGCCAATTCAATATACAAACTTGCTAGTTTCCCGTCCTTAATTCCGTTTTGTTGTTCTATTTGCTGAATTAATCTTTGTAAATCTTCAATGGGTAGAAAATGTTCGTAATCACTATTAACATTTTCTAATTCTGTACCTTTTAAAGCAAATCGTATCCCCTCAATTTCACTTGCAGAAACGACATTTTTGGCATGGGAAGCAAACCGGAATACTCCATTTCGCCAACTCCAAAAATCTGGAGCTTTTTTGATTAAATTGCTCATCAATTGGTGACTTATCCAGAGAATAATTGCAAAGTGGAATTCTCGCAAACCTTCCCTCGTCCATTGCAAATAACCAAAAAACTTTTCCTGTGGTGATTGTTCTTCTCCTAATCTCAGAAAAAATAGGTTTTCTGTACCCGTGATAGTAATTACTGATGCTTGATTTTGGTGCAGAGATGTTGATTCTTTTACTAGTTTCTCATCTACTAGTCTTTGAATAGCGGCTTTTAAATCAGGCTCTTTTTTATCTAATACAGCACGATAAGTACAAAAATGAGGTTGCAATTCTTGCTCATAGCGGTCAATTATTTCATTTCTTAAATCAGCATAATCACAAACAGCAATGAGTATATTTAATTTACCTACTCCTGCTTCAATAGAGACAATTAAATCATCATAAGCATCTTGATTTTGGATCTCTGGGTTAGGATTGTGATTATTTTTAGTCATCAACTAAACCCTCATCACGCAACAGTTCCACAACAATCGGATGAACATCATACCAATTTTTGCGATTACGATATTCAAGGGTATAAAGCCCATGTAATAAATCGAGAAATTCCTGTTGCTTTGGATCTTCTGGCTTAAAATTTTGATATACAGTGTGTAATATTTGATAATCTGTCCGACCTAAAGGCAGAGCAAAATCATTACGAATATTGTTAATTGCTTGGTCTAGAATTACATCATCAATAATAACCTGATCATCTGGTTTGCGGCGAATTAATCGCAGACAAATTCGGCAACATTCATTAGAAATGCGAATTAATTCTCGTAAAACTCCACCACTATTTAAAACTATTTTTTCAGCCGTTGATGATTCTAACAAATTATTTGATATGCGTTTAGTTAAGATTTCACATAGAATCTGCAAATTTTCTTGATATGGCGTAGCATTGGCTAGATGACTTTCACCCTTTTTAAATAGCTTTAAAACAGGCATAACCACAACTTGATCGTTAGTTTCACTTTCAATTGTTGGTTTCAGTGCTGTTTCCCGCAAAGCAGCAATAGGGATAGTATAAATAATCCGAAAACCAGGTAAACAAAGAGCTTTAACGTTATCTTTAAATAAATGATTAACTACTACCAAATCAAGCTTGTCTAAATCATCAATAATTACTAATACTTCTTGTTTTGTAACTCCTTGAATTGCGGCAGCAATAATATTTAATTGTGCAACTAACTCGGAAACTTTGCGTTCAAATTCCTGCTTAAGTTCGTAACGAACTTTTGAATCAACTTTTAATTTGACACTAAATAATTTGAATATATTAAAATCTTTGCCAACTTCCCCACCAATATTAGTTTCTTCCGTGCGGATGCGGGTAGCAAACCATTTATTAATCGCATTTTTAGTAGAATCAGGAATAGGAATTTGACGTGCTTCGGCTTCCAACATCAAATTCACAGCAATCGAAAACAGGACATTAATATGATTTATATCCGACGTTTCTATATTGTCAGCAATCGAAAATAAAACCACAAAATATTTACTTCCGATTCTCCGACTAAATTCTGCTAGCAAAGTAGACTTTCCACATCCCCGATGTCCCGTGAAAACAACCTTACCATCAGAATTGGGGCTATCTTCAACTAACTGAATCAATTCATCAATAATATCTTCACCGTACTCCACACGGAACTGTTGTAAATCTTTTTGTTCAATCAACGGTAAAAGTTCCAAATTACGGTAGGTTTCTTGAAACAATCTGAGTAAATCTTCAGCCATAAGAAAGAGGGCGACAAATATAATTAATCTAATACCAATTTAATCTGAAGATGCATATTAAAGAACCCCACCCCTTAATCTTCTACCCCGCTAGCGAGGAGGGGAAACAAGAATCCGGTTCCCTTTGCGATCGCAATCTCAATTTAGCCCTGATTCTGCACCAAACATCACACCTTCGTATAAAAGTGCGATATTTAATTCAAATTCGATACCGGAAAGGGTAATAATATCTCCCTCAGTATAGGGATAATAGAGCCACATTCTTCCCTCTCCCCGACAATAACGTTCAACTGAGATTTTTTCTGAATCGATTAATAAATATTCTTGTAAAGAGGGAATTGTCAAATAATTAGTGAATTTTTCCCCTCGATCTTTGCTGCTTGTACCAGGGGAGAGAACTTCAGCAATTATTTTCGGATTTTGGATAAATTTACGAGCATTTAGATCTTGAGGGTCA includes:
- a CDS encoding Uma2 family endonuclease, translated to MVAISQQPSKMTIEEYLKWEPLQELRYEYVNGEILAMTDGTIPHNDIALNFYTALRPHLRARGCRVNVSDVKVQFDTGNIYYYPDVIVSCDPQDLNARKFIQNPKIIAEVLSPGTSSKDRGEKFTNYLTIPSLQEYLLIDSEKISVERYCRGEGRMWLYYPYTEGDIITLSGIEFELNIALLYEGVMFGAESGLN
- a CDS encoding ATP-binding protein; protein product: MAEDLLRLFQETYRNLELLPLIEQKDLQQFRVEYGEDIIDELIQLVEDSPNSDGKVVFTGHRGCGKSTLLAEFSRRIGSKYFVVLFSIADNIETSDINHINVLFSIAVNLMLEAEARQIPIPDSTKNAINKWFATRIRTEETNIGGEVGKDFNIFKLFSVKLKVDSKVRYELKQEFERKVSELVAQLNIIAAAIQGVTKQEVLVIIDDLDKLDLVVVNHLFKDNVKALCLPGFRIIYTIPIAALRETALKPTIESETNDQVVVMPVLKLFKKGESHLANATPYQENLQILCEILTKRISNNLLESSTAEKIVLNSGGVLRELIRISNECCRICLRLIRRKPDDQVIIDDVILDQAINNIRNDFALPLGRTDYQILHTVYQNFKPEDPKQQEFLDLLHGLYTLEYRNRKNWYDVHPIVVELLRDEGLVDD
- the hpsU gene encoding hormogonium polysaccharide biosynthesis acetyltransferase HpsU; the encoded protein is MISQSQQNFQIDEQILEQNSQPFVDLSKYDQSWFDRGRPGWFILLWWFVQAVTFPLTPHPLSNIRCAILRLFGAKIGKNVLIRPTARFTYPWKVTIGDYSWIGDDVVVYSIDQVNIGNHCVISQKSYLCTGSHNIKDSAFALKTASITIEDGAWVAADCFVAAGVTIGVNAVIGARSSVFGNMPAGQVCMGSPCRPRFARKMNDN
- a CDS encoding tetratricopeptide repeat protein; its protein translation is MTKNNHNPNPEIQNQDAYDDLIVSIEAGVGKLNILIAVCDYADLRNEIIDRYEQELQPHFCTYRAVLDKKEPDLKAAIQRLVDEKLVKESTSLHQNQASVITITGTENLFFLRLGEEQSPQEKFFGYLQWTREGLREFHFAIILWISHQLMSNLIKKAPDFWSWRNGVFRFASHAKNVVSASEIEGIRFALKGTELENVNSDYEHFLPIEDLQRLIQQIEQQNGIKDGKLASLYIELANIYKRRLDRGEAEKYQEELGLAVKYRCKALELQKELGLKEDYATSLNNLAGLYESQGRYEAAEPLYIQALELYKQLLGENHPNVATSLNNLAGLYVSQGRYEAAEPLYIQALELYKQLLGENHPDVATSLNNLAGLYKSQGRYEAAEPLYIQALELTKQLLGENHPSVATSLNNLAALYESQGRYEAAEPLYIQALELYKQLLGENHPNVATSLNNLAYLYVSQGRYEAAEPLYIQALEIAERVLGANHPDVATSLSHLAGLYKSQGRYEAAEPLYIQALELYKQLLGENHPHIATSLNNLALLYYSQGRYEAAEPLYIQALELYKQLLGENHPHIATSLNNLALLYYSQGRYEAAEPLYIQALELRKQLLGENHPDVATSLNNLAGLYRSQGRYEAAEPLYIQALELRKQLLGENHPDVATSLNNLAYLYVSQGRYEAAEPLYIQALELRKQLLGENHPHVATNLNNLALLYYSQGRYEAAEPMYLQALELYKQLLGENHPDVATSLNNLAVLYKSQGRYEAAEPMYLQALELCKQLLGENHPDVASSLNNLAALYESQGRYEAAEPLYIQALELCKQLLGENHPDVATSLNNLATLYSSQGRYEAAEPLYIQALELRKQLLGENHPDVATSLNNLAGLYYSQGRYEAAEPLYIQALELRKQLLGENHPSVATSLNNLAAFYRSQKRYEAAEPLYIQALEIAERVLGANHPNTVTIRGNLEYLRTKQQERK